A stretch of the Streptococcus himalayensis genome encodes the following:
- a CDS encoding cell division protein FtsQ/DivIB: MTKKRKKQKEKKRHQEKSTDQPELAVEELSEWQKLNQEYLEKKAREQAEQEKEAEEQKKIRLEGEEDVAADAEEADADADKEETASQEEATDKKEADGEESEGDSRDTEEKETSEEDVPTLLSKEDIPEEDEEEAEQLSEKELKKQLKAEKKQARREAKAARAGNTVDKKHILRAVPIFLMSILVCALSIYFLTPYASLKEVTVSGNKEVSSKDILSASNIHPQDYTVTTFLQQKDHAQKITKSNPWIKETKLTYQFPITFKIKVKENTIVAYSYSAEQYYPVLSSGEELPTPVDAAKMPESFIRLDFSDKSMLRSFVQQLVVLPETVVANMGTVQHTPSRATPDLLTVNMLDGNTVLVPLGDLSKKLVYYNKIQGNLLPPSTVDMEVGIFSHLTTPPEKTEELETTEEELTLPQEDVN, from the coding sequence GAAAAAAAGGCTCGTGAACAGGCAGAGCAAGAAAAAGAAGCCGAGGAGCAAAAAAAAATTCGCTTAGAAGGTGAAGAGGATGTAGCAGCCGATGCAGAAGAAGCTGATGCTGATGCTGATAAAGAAGAGACTGCTAGTCAAGAAGAAGCTACTGATAAAAAAGAAGCTGATGGGGAGGAAAGTGAGGGAGATTCTAGAGACACCGAGGAAAAGGAGACGTCTGAGGAAGATGTCCCAACCCTCCTTTCAAAAGAGGATATCCCAGAAGAAGATGAAGAGGAAGCGGAACAGCTGAGCGAAAAGGAGCTAAAAAAGCAACTAAAAGCTGAAAAAAAACAAGCTCGACGAGAAGCAAAAGCAGCGCGTGCAGGAAACACAGTTGACAAGAAACACATCCTTCGAGCGGTTCCTATCTTCTTAATGAGTATACTTGTGTGTGCCCTCTCTATTTATTTTTTAACGCCCTATGCCAGCTTAAAAGAAGTGACGGTTTCAGGAAATAAAGAGGTATCCTCAAAGGATATTTTATCTGCTTCAAACATTCATCCACAAGATTATACAGTGACGACCTTTTTGCAGCAAAAAGACCATGCTCAGAAGATTACCAAAAGCAATCCTTGGATAAAAGAAACCAAGCTAACCTATCAATTTCCGATAACCTTTAAAATCAAAGTGAAGGAAAACACCATTGTTGCCTACAGTTATTCTGCTGAGCAGTATTACCCAGTCCTCTCAAGCGGAGAAGAATTGCCAACTCCAGTAGATGCGGCAAAAATGCCAGAATCTTTTATCCGTCTAGACTTTTCCGACAAATCTATGTTGCGTTCTTTTGTGCAACAACTAGTAGTATTGCCTGAGACAGTGGTGGCGAATATGGGTACCGTTCAGCATACTCCTAGTAGAGCAACGCCAGATTTACTAACAGTGAATATGCTGGATGGAAATACGGTCTTAGTTCCCTTGGGGGATTTATCGAAAAAATTAGTGTATTACAACAAAATCCAAGGAAATTTACTTCCACCAAGCACTGTGGATATGGAAGTCGGTATTTTTAGCCATTTGACAACCCCTCCGGAAAAAACAGAAGAGCTGGAAACGACAGAAGAAGAACTAACGCTACCGCAGGAAGATGTTAATTAA
- the ftsA gene encoding cell division protein FtsA, with protein sequence MARDGFFTGLDIGTSSIKVLVAEHVNNELNVIGVSNAKSAGVKDGIIVDIEAAAGAIKSAIAQAEEKAGISIKMVNVGLPANLLQLEPTQGMIPVTSETKEITNVDVENVVKSALTKSMTPDREVITFIPEEFVVDGFQGIRDPRGMMGIRLEMRGILYTGPRTILHNLRKTVERAGVQVENIVISPLAMIRSVLNEGEREFGTTVIDMGGGQTTVASVRGQELQYTNIYQEGGDYVTKDISKVLRTSQKLAESLKFNYGEAYVPAASEESFQVEVIGEVEPVEVTERYLAEIISARIRHIFDQIKQDLDRRHLLEFPGGIVIIGGGALLPGVVELAQEVFQVPVKLYVPNQIGIRNPAFAHVISLSEYAGNLAEVDILAQAAVHGDESLRHKAIEFTRPVQIEQRVNPLPNFTQPKPDNMQPIADMETVTIPVENGPEPEQPKEKLTDRVRHLLGNMFD encoded by the coding sequence ATGGCTAGAGATGGCTTTTTTACAGGATTGGACATCGGAACAAGCTCGATTAAAGTCTTAGTAGCAGAACATGTAAATAATGAATTAAATGTTATTGGTGTCAGCAATGCAAAAAGTGCTGGTGTAAAAGATGGGATTATTGTAGATATTGAGGCGGCTGCAGGTGCTATTAAAAGTGCGATTGCGCAGGCAGAAGAAAAAGCAGGGATTTCGATTAAGATGGTCAATGTTGGTCTGCCAGCAAATCTCTTGCAACTAGAGCCGACGCAAGGAATGATTCCAGTTACCAGTGAGACAAAAGAGATCACAAATGTAGATGTGGAAAATGTTGTGAAATCTGCATTAACCAAGAGTATGACTCCTGATCGTGAAGTGATTACCTTTATTCCAGAAGAGTTTGTGGTGGATGGTTTTCAAGGCATTCGTGATCCTCGTGGGATGATGGGCATCCGCTTAGAAATGAGGGGGATCCTCTATACAGGTCCAAGAACCATTCTTCATAACTTGAGAAAAACAGTGGAGCGAGCAGGTGTTCAGGTTGAAAATATTGTCATTTCACCTCTTGCGATGATACGCTCTGTTTTGAATGAGGGCGAGCGTGAGTTTGGGACCACAGTCATCGATATGGGAGGTGGTCAAACGACGGTTGCCTCAGTTCGAGGACAGGAATTGCAATATACGAACATCTACCAAGAAGGCGGCGATTATGTCACAAAAGATATTTCTAAAGTCCTTCGTACCTCTCAAAAATTAGCCGAAAGTCTAAAATTCAATTATGGTGAAGCCTATGTTCCTGCTGCTAGTGAAGAATCGTTCCAAGTAGAAGTCATTGGTGAGGTAGAGCCTGTTGAAGTGACAGAGCGCTATCTAGCAGAGATTATTTCTGCACGGATTCGTCATATTTTTGATCAAATCAAACAAGACTTGGATCGCAGACATTTATTAGAATTCCCAGGTGGGATTGTGATTATCGGTGGGGGTGCACTTCTTCCAGGTGTGGTAGAGCTTGCACAAGAAGTCTTCCAAGTTCCAGTGAAATTATATGTTCCAAATCAAATCGGAATTCGAAATCCTGCCTTCGCACATGTGATTAGTTTATCAGAGTATGCAGGTAATTTGGCGGAAGTAGACATCTTGGCTCAAGCAGCGGTTCATGGAGATGAAAGTTTGAGACACAAGGCGATTGAGTTTACACGCCCTGTTCAAATCGAGCAACGGGTGAATCCATTGCCAAACTTTACGCAGCCAAAACCGGACAATATGCAACCAATTGCAGATATGGAAACAGTCACTATTCCGGTAGAAAATGGGCCAGAACCAGAACAGCCAAAAGAAAAATTAACAGATCGTGTCCGTCATTTATTGGGCAATATGTTTGACTAA